The Deltaproteobacteria bacterium nucleotide sequence CTTATCCTCGAATCATTGATTTCAGGCGTTTCCGGGATGTGGCCGACGAAGTCGGCGCTTACCTGCTGGCCGATATCGCCCATGTAGCCGGTCTCGTGGCAGGAGGTGTCTACCCATCCCCTGTGCCCCACGCCGATTTCGTCACCTTCACCGGATACAAGACGCTGAAAGGGGCCAGGGGAGGCGTGGTCCTTTGCAAGAGGAAATATGGGAGCCGAATCGACAGTGCGGTGTTTCCCGGGATCCAGGGTTCCATGCACGTCCATCTCATGGCGGGAAAGGCCGTCACGTTCCGGTTGGCCTCCCTGCCGGATTTCAAGGTTTATGCGGAGCAGGTCGTAAAAAATGCCCAGGCCTTGGCGGGCTGCCTTTCTGAAATGGGATACCGGATCGTCACCGGGGGAACGGACACCCACGTGGTGCTTGTGGATTTGCGCAACCAGGGGATTACCGGGGCCGAAGCGCAGGAGCGGCTCGAAGAGGCGGGGATCATCTGTAACAAGAACAGGATTCCCTTCGATCCACTGGGGGCGGACAGGACCAGCGGCATCCGGCTCGGCACCTCGGCTGTGACTGAAAGAGGTTTTCGGGAAAGCGAGATGACTCTTCTGGCCGAGATGATGGACCGGGCCCTTTCCGGGAAATCCAGGGTTGAAGAGGTCCGGCGGGAGGTCAAAGCACTCTGCCGACATTTCCCCCTTGGGCCAGGAAACTTCCAGAACGAAACGCCGGGTCCGGGAGGCGGATGCTAGGGCGGGAGAGGAGTGACCATGGGTATCGGAGAAACCGGTTGTCCCGTTGGGATCCGGGACAGGCTGATCCAGGAAGAACAGGTTTCGGAAATGATCGATGAGAAAGGGATCAGGTGGCGGAAGGTCTATTTCGGAGGCGGCTCACATTTTAAGAACTGGTTGGAACAGTGCCGGGAACTGGGCGAAGTTCGGGTGG carries:
- a CDS encoding serine hydroxymethyltransferase, whose product is MNRLRQVDPEIAAAIEAEAVGRAETIELNAATNLPDPSIIEAQANVMAHKTLEGYPGRRYHGGHHNVDIIENLAVERAKRLFGAEYANVQPHCGTHANLAVYLAVLNPGDAILGMDLTMGGHLSHGHGASFSGRFFNAHTYGLDRETEGIDYDGMRRIAREVRPRMIVCGGSSYPRIIDFRRFRDVADEVGAYLLADIAHVAGLVAGGVYPSPVPHADFVTFTGYKTLKGARGGVVLCKRKYGSRIDSAVFPGIQGSMHVHLMAGKAVTFRLASLPDFKVYAEQVVKNAQALAGCLSEMGYRIVTGGTDTHVVLVDLRNQGITGAEAQERLEEAGIICNKNRIPFDPLGADRTSGIRLGTSAVTERGFRESEMTLLAEMMDRALSGKSRVEEVRREVKALCRHFPLGPGNFQNETPGPGGGC